Proteins found in one Micromonospora sp. WMMD1082 genomic segment:
- a CDS encoding Imm1 family immunity protein translates to MSSEPVTVSYDRTEPVTIDRLDDLDALLDRIAATPEYQRFPVMVSLETSDKEHVLEVCLGRHDLSVLVWHHAFVEIAASKGALDQPADLAYNFGGSRTDAYDNSAIPVATARQAVREFFTTSGQRPTCLDWQTPSYDEQDDPAKD, encoded by the coding sequence ATGAGCAGCGAGCCGGTCACGGTCTCCTACGATCGTACCGAGCCGGTGACCATCGACCGGCTCGACGACCTCGACGCGCTGCTCGACCGGATAGCGGCCACCCCCGAGTACCAGCGGTTCCCCGTCATGGTGTCGCTGGAGACGAGCGACAAGGAACACGTCCTGGAAGTCTGTCTCGGCCGGCACGACCTGAGCGTCCTGGTCTGGCATCACGCGTTCGTCGAGATCGCCGCTAGCAAAGGCGCGCTCGACCAGCCCGCCGATCTTGCCTACAATTTCGGCGGCTCCCGCACCGACGCCTACGACAATTCGGCCATTCCCGTGGCCACCGCACGGCAGGCCGTGCGGGAGTTCTTCACCACCAGCGGCCAGCGGCCCACCTGCCTCGACTGGCAGACACCCAGCTACGACGAGCAGGACGATCCGGCCAAGGACTGA
- the purF gene encoding amidophosphoribosyltransferase produces MAPDTTDVIKEACGVFGVHAPGQPVSHLTYLGMFALQHRGQESAGMAVSDGTKILVHKEMGLVSSVFDPHRLHALPGHLAIGHTRYSTTGASEWHNAQPVYRSAGDLHFALAHNGNLVNTARLAQDHGLPPGQATSDSDLVAELLAAELNNGTPAGVDPLEHALTQVLPHLRGAFSFVIMDETRLIGVRDPHGFRPLILGRHPHGWILASETPALDTVGADTVREISPGEMVIIDKAGVRSTQPFSDNVKPSFCSFEFVYFARPDGRLGGQGVHGARRRMGMHLATQAPVDADLVVPVPESGIPGAQGYAQQSGIPYGDAFVKNRYIGRTFMAPTQELRENAVRMKLNPVEENVAGQRLVVVEDSIVRATTLRETLKMLRRAEAAELHLRILSPPYRWPCFFGMDTSDRSKLIAANRTVEEIRQYLDVDSLAYLELDRMLTAIGNDPNSFCTACLTGDYPIPVDINNGKHVLEDR; encoded by the coding sequence GTGGCACCCGACACCACCGATGTGATCAAGGAAGCCTGCGGCGTCTTCGGCGTCCACGCCCCAGGCCAGCCCGTCTCCCACCTCACCTACCTCGGCATGTTCGCCCTACAACACCGAGGCCAGGAATCCGCCGGCATGGCCGTCTCCGACGGCACGAAGATCCTCGTACACAAAGAGATGGGCCTAGTCTCCTCGGTCTTCGACCCCCACCGTCTCCATGCCCTGCCGGGACACCTCGCGATCGGGCACACCCGCTACTCCACCACTGGTGCCAGCGAATGGCACAACGCCCAACCCGTCTACCGATCCGCCGGCGACCTCCACTTCGCGCTCGCCCACAACGGCAACCTCGTCAACACCGCCCGACTCGCCCAGGACCACGGCCTCCCCCCAGGCCAGGCCACCAGCGACAGCGATCTCGTCGCCGAACTCCTCGCCGCCGAACTGAACAACGGAACCCCGGCCGGCGTCGACCCGCTCGAACACGCGCTCACCCAGGTACTGCCCCACCTCCGCGGCGCATTCTCGTTCGTGATCATGGACGAAACCCGGCTCATCGGCGTCCGCGACCCCCACGGCTTCCGGCCGCTGATCCTCGGCCGACACCCGCACGGCTGGATCCTCGCCTCAGAGACGCCCGCGCTCGACACCGTCGGCGCGGACACCGTCCGCGAGATCAGCCCCGGCGAAATGGTCATCATCGACAAAGCTGGAGTCCGAAGCACCCAACCTTTCTCTGACAACGTCAAACCCAGCTTCTGCTCCTTCGAGTTCGTCTACTTCGCCCGGCCCGATGGACGGCTCGGCGGGCAGGGCGTCCACGGCGCCCGGCGGCGGATGGGCATGCACCTGGCCACCCAGGCGCCCGTTGACGCCGACCTCGTCGTTCCCGTACCCGAGTCCGGTATCCCCGGCGCCCAGGGCTACGCGCAGCAATCCGGCATCCCCTACGGCGACGCGTTCGTCAAGAACCGGTACATCGGACGAACCTTCATGGCCCCCACGCAGGAACTACGCGAGAACGCCGTCCGCATGAAACTCAACCCGGTCGAAGAGAACGTCGCGGGCCAACGGCTCGTCGTCGTCGAGGACTCCATCGTCCGAGCCACCACCCTGCGCGAGACGCTAAAAATGCTCCGCCGGGCCGAAGCCGCCGAGCTGCATCTACGAATCCTGTCCCCGCCGTACCGCTGGCCCTGCTTCTTCGGCATGGACACCAGCGACCGCAGCAAGCTGATCGCCGCCAACCGCACCGTCGAAGAGATCCGCCAATACCTCGACGTCGACTCCCTGGCCTACCTCGAACTAGACCGCATGCTCACCGCCATCGGCAACGACCCCAACAGCTTCTGCACCGCATGCCTGACCGGCGACTACCCCATACCGGTAGATATCAACAACGGCAAACACGTCCTGGAAGACAGGTAA
- a CDS encoding AAA family ATPase, producing the protein MTRRDGGNPVAEHDAATNRIWQLIDEQARAIVVNSPPGAGKSTLVQRTAQRLAPSRQVPIITQTNDQADDLVRALARRLARTSLSVGRLHRSERYTPPPGIPASNKIEDLEECQIVVAPADKWAFVEEDYDWDIGIIDEAYQVSSAHLVRIAARFARLVLVGDPGQLSPFSPVEEAALRATGSWPLATAAGTVLRTHPDTPIVELPVSWRLPDSGARVVADSFYAKPFTAGTTPGERGLWAPIRPAREGHLDRVLDTVIDHGWCLLELPEARLPRTDPECVDAIVDVVRHLLVSRTHVIDGDARRLLRPNDIAIGVAHRDQRERIRSEIDEMCATLGIARNEITVDTANRLQGRQFEVVVAWHPLSGRRDASAFHLEAGRLCVLASRHRQACIVVARAGIREQLDAYPHTEPVWLGAAPPDVDGWEANHAFLEHLEKTTVRIHP; encoded by the coding sequence ATGACCCGACGAGACGGCGGCAACCCAGTCGCCGAACACGACGCGGCGACCAATCGGATCTGGCAGCTTATCGACGAACAGGCACGAGCTATAGTCGTCAACTCACCGCCCGGGGCCGGTAAGTCCACCCTCGTACAGCGAACCGCCCAGCGTCTCGCGCCAAGCCGTCAGGTCCCGATCATCACACAGACCAACGACCAGGCCGACGACCTCGTCCGCGCCCTCGCCCGCCGTCTCGCTCGCACGTCCCTGTCCGTCGGGAGGCTGCACCGCAGCGAGCGGTATACGCCGCCGCCCGGGATTCCCGCCTCGAACAAAATCGAGGACCTGGAGGAGTGCCAGATCGTCGTGGCGCCCGCAGACAAGTGGGCCTTCGTCGAGGAGGATTACGACTGGGACATCGGCATCATCGACGAGGCATATCAGGTGTCATCGGCGCATCTGGTCCGCATAGCGGCGCGGTTCGCCCGACTGGTTCTCGTCGGAGACCCCGGCCAACTGAGCCCCTTTAGCCCGGTCGAAGAGGCAGCGCTGCGTGCCACCGGTAGCTGGCCGCTGGCTACTGCCGCGGGCACTGTCCTTCGCACGCATCCCGACACCCCCATCGTCGAACTGCCGGTCTCCTGGCGGCTGCCAGATAGCGGCGCCCGCGTCGTCGCCGACAGCTTCTACGCGAAACCATTCACCGCTGGCACCACACCCGGCGAGCGGGGATTGTGGGCACCTATCAGGCCGGCCCGTGAAGGCCACCTGGACCGTGTCCTCGACACCGTGATCGATCACGGCTGGTGTCTCCTAGAACTCCCCGAGGCCCGGTTGCCGCGCACCGACCCCGAATGCGTGGATGCGATCGTCGATGTCGTGCGACACCTACTGGTCAGCCGGACCCATGTCATCGATGGCGATGCACGGCGCCTCCTCCGCCCAAACGACATCGCGATCGGCGTCGCACATCGCGATCAGCGGGAACGGATCCGAAGCGAAATCGACGAGATGTGCGCCACCCTCGGCATCGCTCGGAACGAGATCACGGTAGACACAGCCAACAGGTTGCAGGGCCGGCAGTTCGAAGTCGTCGTTGCCTGGCACCCACTGTCCGGGCGACGAGACGCCTCAGCCTTCCACCTTGAAGCTGGCCGCCTCTGCGTCCTCGCGTCTCGACACCGCCAAGCCTGCATCGTCGTGGCGCGTGCCGGAATTCGCGAGCAACTCGATGCCTATCCGCACACTGAGCCGGTCTGGCTAGGTGCTGCACCGCCCGACGTCGACGGGTGGGAAGCCAACCATGCGTTCCTCGAACACCTGGAGAAGACGACGGTCCGGATCCACCCGTGA
- a CDS encoding DddA-like double-stranded DNA deaminase toxin, giving the protein MSLGGVAAGLQAVLEQIARQRAGLAAAVSSVNAASDRLRAVTAGSGHVLVRQALAATAASTARLREADRQLAGAAMAIIEYGKAIGVVLTLPQGSAPSAAASTRPEATGSRREVSPQARAAGETASGQSTPTGDAVPAPYVPGFLESLPVRQSADAPTDGVITTTDGERISDVHSGKGGPGKGGPGLRPPFKHYVSALDHAEGHAAALMRTRGITEATLYLNNTPCLEPMGCDRVLPYVLPKDATLTVYGPNRYVTVYRGHGKGLA; this is encoded by the coding sequence GTGAGTCTTGGTGGGGTCGCCGCCGGGTTGCAGGCTGTGCTCGAACAGATTGCTCGGCAACGCGCCGGCCTGGCCGCCGCTGTTTCCTCGGTCAACGCCGCATCGGATCGGCTACGAGCCGTCACCGCTGGCAGCGGTCACGTCCTCGTGCGACAGGCCCTCGCGGCGACGGCAGCCTCCACCGCGCGACTGCGTGAGGCAGACCGTCAACTTGCCGGAGCAGCGATGGCGATCATCGAGTACGGGAAGGCTATCGGCGTCGTCCTCACCCTGCCGCAGGGCAGTGCACCGTCGGCGGCAGCATCAACACGCCCTGAAGCAACTGGTAGCAGGCGTGAGGTCAGCCCGCAGGCGCGGGCGGCGGGCGAGACTGCGTCCGGCCAATCAACACCGACGGGTGACGCCGTGCCGGCTCCATACGTGCCGGGTTTCCTGGAATCCTTGCCCGTACGTCAGTCGGCGGACGCCCCGACCGACGGGGTAATCACCACGACGGACGGCGAGAGGATCAGCGATGTGCACAGCGGCAAGGGCGGGCCGGGTAAGGGCGGCCCCGGCCTTCGTCCGCCGTTCAAACACTACGTGTCCGCCCTCGACCATGCCGAAGGCCACGCGGCGGCGCTGATGCGAACCCGTGGCATCACGGAGGCCACCCTGTACCTGAACAACACGCCATGCTTGGAACCGATGGGCTGTGACCGGGTACTGCCGTATGTTCTGCCGAAAGACGCGACACTCACCGTCTACGGCCCGAACCGGTATGTCACCGTGTACCGGGGCCACGGGAAGGGGTTGGCATGA
- a CDS encoding exonuclease SbcCD subunit D: protein MKLLHTSDWHLGATLYRQTRAPDHDAVIAEIIEVARRFGPDLICHTGDLFDRARPATEDIARAGHALRELASIAPVVVVCGNHDSASLLDALNVYMRISGGSQRVHFVARVRSPRDGVLQFPTRRGHTIRLAALPFQHAHLMTDAFGDPTQWGTDYNAQVRGIEAALGEALLANFNPITDVAVFAAHLYVGGADYCGSERGMHVDGTYATDLDAVPTVSYAAFGHLHKPQPLPGKRVTGRYAGSPIALDFGEIYDKKSVVLVEAEPGRPASVETVRLTAGRRLRKFHGTLQQLEALASEITDDLCLVTVATPTHIPTLIEQVRRLLPHATLLDVHPARSDAPTDILTANQVDAEPNLTELFTEFIAERGTRTAGPQQVLDAFTRVLAAVEEDREPVFAEEALLTTAASADSSEAPA from the coding sequence ATGAAGCTACTGCACACCTCCGACTGGCATCTGGGCGCGACCCTGTACCGCCAGACCCGCGCGCCGGACCACGACGCGGTCATCGCCGAGATCATCGAGGTGGCCCGTCGGTTCGGTCCGGACCTGATCTGCCATACCGGCGACCTGTTCGATCGCGCCCGCCCGGCCACCGAGGACATCGCCCGGGCCGGCCACGCGCTGCGCGAACTCGCGTCGATCGCTCCCGTCGTCGTGGTGTGCGGCAACCACGACTCCGCGAGCCTGCTGGACGCACTGAACGTCTATATGCGGATATCGGGCGGCTCGCAGCGGGTTCACTTCGTGGCCCGCGTTCGCTCCCCACGCGATGGGGTCCTGCAGTTCCCTACCCGCCGAGGACACACCATCCGGCTGGCCGCCCTGCCATTCCAGCACGCCCACCTGATGACCGACGCGTTCGGCGATCCGACCCAATGGGGCACCGACTACAACGCTCAGGTGCGCGGCATCGAGGCAGCTCTCGGTGAGGCGTTGTTGGCGAACTTCAACCCGATAACCGACGTCGCCGTCTTCGCCGCTCATCTGTACGTGGGCGGTGCCGACTACTGCGGCAGCGAACGCGGCATGCACGTCGACGGCACCTACGCCACCGACCTCGACGCGGTGCCGACCGTCAGCTACGCCGCGTTCGGACACCTCCACAAGCCCCAGCCACTGCCCGGCAAGCGGGTAACCGGCCGCTACGCCGGCTCACCCATCGCCCTGGACTTCGGCGAGATCTACGACAAGAAGAGCGTCGTCCTGGTCGAAGCCGAACCGGGGCGACCCGCCAGCGTCGAAACCGTCCGACTGACGGCCGGCCGACGCCTGCGCAAGTTCCACGGCACGCTGCAGCAACTCGAAGCCCTCGCGAGCGAGATCACCGACGACCTGTGCCTGGTCACTGTCGCCACGCCCACCCACATACCGACGCTGATCGAACAGGTCCGGCGACTGCTGCCCCACGCCACCCTGCTGGACGTCCATCCGGCCCGCTCCGACGCACCGACCGACATCCTCACCGCCAACCAGGTCGACGCCGAACCCAACCTCACGGAACTGTTCACCGAGTTCATCGCCGAACGCGGCACCCGCACCGCTGGACCGCAACAGGTGCTCGACGCCTTCACCAGGGTGCTCGCAGCCGTGGAGGAGGACCGCGAACCGGTGTTCGCGGAAGAGGCGCTGCTCACCACCGCCGCCTCGGCCGACAGCTCGGAGGCACCCGCATGA
- a CDS encoding DUF6624 domain-containing protein: MDDELRCELLALADEDQRVRNSASVRAGPGGEISDDPAREWARVDERNTARLAEIVSEHGWPTRSLVGDDGANAAWLLAQHADRSPDEQQRFLDLMRAAVDANEASAVDLAYLTDRVAIHAGQPQIYGTQLRRDPGGRLRAYPIASPDTVDQRRAALGLCSLVDYIAAVQQR, from the coding sequence GTGGACGACGAACTGCGGTGTGAGTTGCTGGCCCTTGCGGATGAGGACCAGCGCGTCCGGAATTCCGCCAGTGTGCGGGCAGGGCCCGGCGGGGAGATCTCCGACGACCCGGCCCGGGAGTGGGCGCGGGTCGATGAACGTAACACGGCCCGGCTGGCTGAGATCGTCAGCGAGCACGGTTGGCCCACCCGCAGCCTCGTCGGCGACGACGGTGCCAACGCCGCCTGGCTGCTGGCCCAGCACGCCGACCGCAGCCCAGACGAGCAGCAGCGCTTCCTCGACCTCATGCGCGCCGCCGTCGATGCGAACGAGGCCAGCGCCGTGGACCTGGCCTACCTGACTGACCGAGTGGCGATACATGCCGGCCAGCCGCAGATCTACGGCACTCAACTGCGCCGCGATCCAGGGGGCCGGCTGAGGGCGTACCCGATCGCCAGCCCCGACACGGTTGACCAGCGGCGAGCCGCACTCGGCCTCTGCTCATTGGTCGACTACATCGCGGCTGTCCAGCAGAGGTAG